The following DNA comes from Teredinibacter haidensis.
AATGCTGACTTTAATATTCGATAAAGACCTTATAAAAGTTCTAAGAATTAGGAGAGCACCAAATAAACCGATTGGGGGAAGAAGAAGAGAAATCGTTAAGCCGATAAAAAAACAAACAACGTTCGCCAGCGAACGCAACAAGTCGTTTTTAGCCCTGTCCATTACTCAAACGATTGGCTTTGCTGAATAACGTTTTTGACGGGAGCAAAGGAAGTACGATGAATTTCACTTGCGCCCAGCTTTCGCAGCGCGTCCAGATGCACACGCGTCGGATACCCCTTGTGCTTGGCTAAGCCATAGCCAGGGTACTGTTTATCCAACACCTGCATTTCTCGATCGCGGGTTACTTTTGCCAGAATAGAAGCTGCGCTAATTTCCGCAACTTTACTGTCACCTTTTACAATCGCCTCTGCAGAATAGTGCCACTTAGGCAACCGGTTGCCATCGACATAGACGTGGTGTGGTTGTGTCGGTAGCTGCTCCACGGCTCGCCTCATTGCTAGCAGGCTCGCGTGTAAAATATTCAGTTCGTCAATTTCTGCCACACTGGCCCTGGCAATGGCCCAGCTAACACTGTGTTCCTGAATCAATTCAAATAGACTCTCTCGCTTCTTCTCCGAGAGTTTTTTCGAATCGGCCAAGCCTTCTATGCCGTGATCTGGACCGAGGATAACTGCGGCCGCCACGACGTCTCCGGCGAGCGGGCCTCGACCAACCTCGTCAACACCGGCAAGCCACTGCAACTTTCTGGAAACATGCTTCATATATTTTTTTTACGCTCTAATAGTTCG
Coding sequences within:
- the rnhB gene encoding ribonuclease HII is translated as MKHVSRKLQWLAGVDEVGRGPLAGDVVAAAVILGPDHGIEGLADSKKLSEKKRESLFELIQEHSVSWAIARASVAEIDELNILHASLLAMRRAVEQLPTQPHHVYVDGNRLPKWHYSAEAIVKGDSKVAEISAASILAKVTRDREMQVLDKQYPGYGLAKHKGYPTRVHLDALRKLGASEIHRTSFAPVKNVIQQSQSFE